The Halogranum gelatinilyticum genome contains a region encoding:
- a CDS encoding PH domain-containing protein, with protein MNRLHPRIRVVWILRAVIFAAVLGVGSFLLNRVTLGLPVYVPVGLFVVVLVVGVALALLRYRLWGYEVRDDSLYLERGVFTRVRTVVPFVRIQHVDSARGPIERMLGLASTVVYTAGSRGADVQIPGLTPDGSDDLQERLKGLAIRAEGDDAV; from the coding sequence ATGAACCGACTGCATCCCCGAATACGGGTGGTGTGGATACTCCGGGCGGTCATCTTCGCCGCCGTCCTCGGCGTCGGGAGTTTTCTGCTCAACCGCGTGACGCTCGGACTGCCAGTCTACGTCCCCGTCGGGCTGTTCGTCGTCGTCCTCGTCGTCGGGGTGGCCCTCGCACTGCTGCGCTACCGGCTCTGGGGCTACGAGGTGCGTGACGACTCGCTCTATCTCGAACGCGGCGTCTTCACTCGCGTGCGGACGGTCGTCCCGTTCGTCCGCATCCAGCACGTCGACTCCGCCCGCGGCCCCATCGAACGGATGCTCGGGCTGGCGAGCACGGTGGTCTACACCGCCGGGTCGCGCGGCGCGGACGTCCAGATTCCCGGTCTCACGCCCGACGGCTCCGACGACCTCCAAGAGCGGCTGAAGGGGCTGGCCATCCGGGCCGAGGGTGACGACGCGGTATGA
- a CDS encoding DUF4349 domain-containing protein — MPRRTKLLLTLLLTLLVVTAGCSAGSNTGASGGADGGDASYDQATAASGGDGGSGTGGDEAAQAEDASTASQSGSVARRELIRTGEVRLRVDDFDAAESNLTAAVEARGGYVSDTSQEVRGYDNQTWTAGTLVLRVPNENFSAFFERVKAEGEVQHSETGTEDVTDRVVDLEARLTNLRAERDRLRTLYDRANETEDVLAVGRELSDTQEEIERLEAQLRTLEGRVAYSTVTVHLTEPEPEYEPPERAAWYDTSAVTAFLESVDGVVTVARAAFVGAAYAAPYVLVFGLPLAGAAVIIRRRRLL, encoded by the coding sequence ATGCCGAGACGAACCAAACTGCTTCTGACGCTGCTCCTCACGCTCCTCGTCGTCACGGCGGGCTGTTCTGCAGGGTCCAACACCGGAGCGAGCGGCGGTGCCGACGGTGGCGATGCGAGCTACGACCAGGCGACGGCTGCGTCGGGCGGTGACGGCGGAAGCGGCACAGGTGGCGACGAGGCTGCCCAGGCCGAGGACGCGTCGACGGCCAGCCAGTCCGGCTCGGTCGCCCGCCGCGAACTCATCAGAACCGGCGAGGTCAGGCTCCGCGTCGACGACTTCGACGCCGCCGAGTCGAACCTCACGGCGGCCGTCGAGGCGCGCGGTGGCTACGTCAGCGACACCAGCCAGGAGGTCCGCGGCTACGACAACCAGACGTGGACGGCCGGGACGCTCGTGCTCCGCGTGCCGAACGAGAACTTCAGTGCCTTCTTCGAGCGCGTGAAGGCCGAGGGCGAGGTCCAACACTCCGAGACCGGGACCGAGGACGTGACGGATCGCGTCGTCGACCTCGAAGCGCGGCTGACGAACCTCCGCGCCGAGCGCGACCGGCTCCGGACGCTCTACGACCGGGCCAACGAGACCGAAGACGTGCTCGCGGTCGGCCGCGAACTCTCGGACACCCAAGAGGAAATTGAGCGGCTCGAAGCCCAACTCCGGACGCTGGAAGGACGAGTCGCGTACTCGACGGTGACGGTCCATCTCACGGAGCCGGAACCCGAGTACGAGCCGCCGGAGCGCGCGGCGTGGTACGACACGAGTGCCGTGACGGCGTTTCTCGAATCCGTCGACGGCGTGGTGACGGTCGCACGCGCCGCGTTCGTCGGCGCGGCCTACGCCGCACCGTACGTCCTCGTGTTCGGTCTCCCGCTCGCGGGCGCGGCGGTCATCATCCGCCGTCGGCGACTGCTCTGA
- a CDS encoding preprotein translocase subunit SecD family protein: MQPSRRAVLGAVGSSVLALSAGCTGALPTSSGSEQTSDVSATDAPATGGTSTGSDGAAFEARLHGPEREWLLFDGTDLERVGDVRTTDSGMVGLPVLLTEAALADVTETFREAGVAENRDAFEIVQTYDGDETGRFGISASLVEAITDGEWDGQLLLSFENREQAERVRAALVASSDA; the protein is encoded by the coding sequence ATGCAGCCCTCCAGACGTGCGGTCCTCGGAGCCGTCGGCTCGTCGGTGCTCGCACTGAGTGCCGGCTGTACCGGCGCGCTTCCGACCAGCAGCGGCAGCGAACAGACCAGCGACGTATCCGCAACCGACGCACCGGCGACCGGCGGCACGTCGACCGGTTCCGACGGTGCGGCCTTCGAAGCCCGACTCCACGGTCCCGAGCGGGAGTGGCTCCTCTTCGACGGGACAGACCTCGAGCGGGTTGGGGACGTCCGGACGACCGACTCCGGGATGGTCGGCCTGCCGGTCCTGTTGACCGAGGCAGCACTCGCGGACGTCACCGAGACGTTCCGAGAGGCTGGTGTCGCCGAGAACCGCGATGCCTTCGAAATCGTCCAGACCTACGATGGCGACGAGACGGGTCGGTTCGGTATCTCGGCCTCGCTGGTTGAAGCCATCACGGACGGCGAGTGGGACGGCCAGCTTCTGCTCTCGTTCGAGAACCGCGAGCAGGCAGAGCGAGTCAGAGCCGCGCTCGTCGCGAGCAGCGACGCGTAG
- a CDS encoding S1C family serine protease yields the protein MTRYIDLERLYRDVSPSVVSVYVGRDGPAMGAGSGFVIGDNHVLTNQHVVGGVDDVEPRFSDGSWRTGRVVGTDAYTDLAVIHVDDLPATATPLTVAADNPRPGRQVAALGNPLGLDGSITTGIVSGANRSMATANGFAIPDVVQTDAAINPGNSGGPLVGVVAGTDTLDADGAVEYEVVGVNRARQGDGIGFAVSPTIVNRVVPALIEEGEYRHSYLRTRTLDVTPTVAEANGLDRPRGVLVVDVGDDGNELRGSHTSRTVRGREIPVGGDVILGIEGHEVHTHEELMRFLITETRPGEPVDIDVIREGEPTTLSVVLGERPQPSQEDERRRGRGRRNRRGRRDRGRVPRGDESPRRDDGRDSDDGGDDRDGGSRIPID from the coding sequence ATGACACGATATATCGATCTCGAACGGCTGTACCGCGACGTGAGTCCCTCCGTCGTCTCGGTCTACGTGGGCCGCGACGGCCCGGCGATGGGTGCCGGTTCCGGCTTCGTCATCGGGGACAACCACGTCCTCACGAACCAGCACGTCGTCGGGGGCGTCGACGACGTGGAACCGCGCTTCAGCGACGGCTCGTGGCGGACGGGCCGCGTCGTCGGCACTGACGCCTACACCGACTTGGCGGTGATCCACGTCGACGACCTCCCGGCGACCGCAACACCCCTGACGGTCGCCGCCGACAACCCCCGACCGGGCCGACAGGTCGCCGCGCTCGGCAACCCGCTCGGACTCGACGGCTCGATCACGACGGGCATCGTCTCCGGGGCGAACCGGTCGATGGCGACCGCCAACGGCTTCGCCATCCCCGACGTCGTCCAGACCGACGCCGCCATCAACCCCGGTAACAGCGGCGGGCCGCTGGTCGGCGTCGTCGCGGGAACTGACACACTGGACGCCGACGGAGCAGTCGAGTACGAAGTCGTCGGCGTCAACCGCGCCCGTCAGGGCGACGGAATTGGCTTCGCCGTCTCCCCGACCATCGTCAACCGGGTCGTTCCCGCGCTTATCGAGGAGGGGGAGTACCGCCACTCCTACCTCCGGACGCGGACGCTGGACGTCACGCCCACGGTCGCCGAGGCGAACGGTCTCGACCGACCGCGCGGCGTCCTCGTCGTCGACGTGGGCGACGACGGAAACGAACTCCGAGGGTCACACACCAGTCGGACCGTCCGCGGCCGCGAGATCCCCGTCGGCGGCGACGTCATCTTGGGAATCGAGGGCCACGAAGTCCACACCCACGAGGAGCTGATGCGGTTTCTCATCACCGAGACGCGCCCCGGCGAACCCGTCGATATCGACGTGATTCGGGAGGGCGAGCCGACGACGCTGAGCGTCGTGCTCGGCGAGCGGCCGCAACCGTCGCAGGAAGACGAGCGACGTCGCGGACGTGGTCGGCGTAATCGGCGCGGTCGGCGTGACCGTGGTCGCGTGCCGCGTGGCGACGAGAGTCCGCGTCGTGACGACGGCCGAGACAGTGACGACGGAGGGGACGACCGCGACGGCGGCAGTCGCATCCCCATCGACTGA
- a CDS encoding VOC family protein, translated as MSGIVFFATEHHDAVVEFYTEVVGASVWLEQPDCTILKYDNLLVGFCARDETDDCGTVTFVADSRAGVNAMHERVGDAAREEPHLNEKYDIYQFFASDPDGRTVEFQSFEHAVDEV; from the coding sequence ATGTCCGGAATCGTCTTCTTCGCGACGGAGCACCACGACGCAGTCGTCGAGTTCTACACCGAGGTCGTCGGCGCGAGCGTCTGGCTCGAACAGCCCGACTGCACGATTTTGAAGTACGACAATCTCCTCGTCGGCTTCTGCGCCCGCGACGAGACCGACGACTGCGGGACGGTGACGTTCGTCGCCGACTCCCGTGCGGGCGTCAACGCGATGCACGAACGCGTCGGCGACGCCGCTCGCGAGGAGCCTCATCTGAACGAGAAATACGACATCTACCAGTTCTTCGCCAGCGACCCCGACGGCCGGACGGTCGAGTTTCAGAGTTTCGAGCACGCGGTCGACGAGGTCTGA
- a CDS encoding 2,3-butanediol dehydrogenase, whose amino-acid sequence MQALRYHGRRDLRVEDLEQSPLEADSVRVDVDSCGICGSDLHEYAAGPIFVPEGEPHPVSGDVAPIRMGHEFSGTVSEVGDDVGDLAVGDNVAINPILYCGDCRQCNEGNYHICDSIGFLGLSGGDGGFAENVVVKAEQAVPLLDGVPLEHGALVEPLSVGLHAVRRSGVQAGDTVAVFGSGPIGLSVIQCLRAAGAGTIYVSEPREARRNRAVDCGADETIDPTETDAVEYISDATGGGVDVAFEVAGIEATYKAALQSTRPSGTTAIVSIWEGEVASHPNNIVLGERTITGTLAYLGGPRSGEEYGMVIKMLADGDLDPEALITDRIGLEDIVDDGFESLLDAESDQVKILVKP is encoded by the coding sequence ATGCAAGCACTCCGGTACCACGGCCGACGAGACCTCCGCGTCGAAGACCTCGAACAGTCCCCGCTCGAAGCCGACAGCGTCCGCGTCGACGTCGACTCCTGTGGCATCTGCGGCTCGGACCTCCACGAGTACGCCGCCGGCCCCATCTTCGTGCCCGAGGGCGAACCCCACCCGGTATCGGGCGACGTCGCTCCGATTCGGATGGGCCACGAGTTCAGCGGCACGGTGAGCGAGGTCGGCGACGACGTGGGGGACCTCGCGGTCGGCGACAACGTCGCCATCAACCCCATCCTCTACTGTGGCGACTGCCGACAGTGCAACGAAGGCAACTACCACATCTGTGACTCCATCGGCTTTTTGGGGCTTTCGGGCGGCGACGGCGGCTTCGCGGAGAACGTCGTCGTGAAGGCCGAACAAGCCGTCCCGCTCCTCGACGGCGTCCCGCTGGAGCACGGCGCGCTCGTCGAACCGCTGAGCGTCGGCCTCCACGCGGTCCGTCGCTCGGGGGTCCAGGCGGGCGACACCGTCGCCGTCTTCGGCAGCGGTCCCATCGGCCTCTCGGTCATCCAGTGTCTCCGGGCGGCTGGGGCGGGTACCATCTACGTCTCGGAACCTCGCGAGGCGCGGCGGAACCGCGCGGTCGACTGCGGTGCCGACGAGACCATCGACCCGACCGAGACGGACGCGGTCGAGTACATCTCCGATGCGACGGGCGGCGGCGTCGACGTCGCCTTCGAGGTCGCCGGTATCGAGGCGACCTACAAGGCCGCGCTCCAGAGCACGCGCCCCAGCGGGACGACGGCAATCGTCAGCATCTGGGAGGGCGAAGTCGCTTCGCACCCGAACAACATCGTCCTCGGCGAACGGACCATCACCGGCACGCTCGCCTACCTCGGCGGGCCCCGCTCGGGCGAGGAGTACGGGATGGTCATCAAGATGCTCGCCGACGGCGACCTCGATCCCGAAGCGCTCATCACCGACCGCATCGGCCTGGAGGACATCGTCGACGACGGCTTCGAGTCGCTGCTCGACGCCGAGAGCGACCAGGTGAAGATTCTGGTCAAGCCCTGA
- a CDS encoding PH domain-containing protein: MKLSPLSIPYKAVQKGASIVFTLAFILFSGASSFLGGIGGPLVAVGLLGLIVVALVGYEVLYYQRYDYELTADSFDIQSGVVSRRNREIPLRRVQNVDISRNVVQRVLGIAALDFETAGGSQTEAAIRYVTFEEAKRLQGEISRLKRGAAEDAPEAETTELFALSDRELAVVGALSFDLRGPGILAFLLSGSIPVASSFFSFGDEALVLAVGAILVLAAILVVSWVAGIAIAVVNYYGFRLSRTEDELQYERGLLQRYDGSIPFDKIQTLTIEDNPLKRYFGYATLAIETAGYAPGQGAQRGSEAAVPLAERDRVLTLANDIEQFGTPSFSRPPKRIRRRYAARYLIVLGVVTGVLFAVDSLAALTVPWYATLAVLPVIPVAAHYKWKHRGYWLGDEHVVTRNGFWKRQTKVVPYYRIQTVIDSQTLFQRRWRVATVTVDTAGSLSLVAQDAAAVDIEADEAESMRAELEERLVTSVADRRSARRLARQPVVGPVEAEDEAVGDDAAAGETTDAAADTSDTADDTPDDTASDDDTPGDTASDDDTLDDTASDDDTPDDTTNDGRRDPTDVADDSGASGA, translated from the coding sequence ATGAAGCTCTCGCCGCTCTCGATTCCCTACAAGGCCGTCCAGAAGGGCGCGAGTATCGTCTTCACGCTCGCGTTCATCCTCTTCTCGGGCGCGTCGTCGTTTCTCGGCGGTATCGGTGGCCCGCTCGTCGCCGTCGGTCTCCTCGGTCTCATCGTCGTGGCACTCGTCGGTTACGAGGTGCTGTACTACCAGCGGTACGACTACGAACTGACGGCCGACAGCTTCGACATCCAGTCGGGCGTCGTCTCGCGTCGCAACCGCGAGATTCCGCTCCGGCGCGTCCAGAACGTCGACATCAGCCGGAACGTGGTCCAGCGCGTGCTGGGTATCGCGGCACTCGACTTCGAGACCGCCGGTGGCAGCCAGACCGAGGCCGCCATCCGCTACGTCACCTTCGAGGAGGCAAAGCGGCTCCAAGGCGAGATCTCTCGGCTGAAGCGCGGTGCGGCCGAGGACGCGCCGGAGGCAGAGACGACGGAACTGTTCGCGCTCTCGGACCGCGAACTCGCCGTCGTCGGCGCGCTCTCGTTCGACCTCCGCGGGCCGGGGATTCTCGCGTTCCTCCTCTCGGGGTCGATTCCGGTCGCCTCGTCGTTCTTCTCGTTCGGCGACGAGGCACTCGTCCTCGCGGTCGGGGCGATACTCGTCCTCGCGGCCATCCTCGTCGTCTCGTGGGTCGCGGGCATCGCCATCGCCGTCGTCAACTACTACGGCTTCCGGCTGTCGCGGACGGAGGACGAACTCCAGTACGAACGCGGCCTGCTCCAGCGGTACGACGGCTCCATCCCGTTCGACAAGATTCAGACGCTCACCATCGAGGACAACCCGCTCAAGCGGTACTTCGGCTACGCGACACTGGCCATCGAGACTGCGGGCTACGCGCCCGGTCAGGGTGCCCAACGCGGCTCGGAGGCCGCCGTGCCGCTTGCCGAGCGCGACCGGGTGCTCACGCTCGCGAACGATATCGAACAGTTCGGCACTCCGTCGTTCAGCCGCCCGCCGAAGCGTATCCGCCGACGCTACGCCGCACGCTACCTCATCGTCCTCGGCGTCGTGACGGGGGTGCTGTTCGCCGTCGACAGCCTCGCCGCACTCACGGTGCCGTGGTACGCGACGCTCGCCGTCCTCCCCGTCATCCCGGTCGCGGCCCACTACAAGTGGAAACACCGCGGCTACTGGCTCGGCGACGAGCACGTGGTGACGAGAAACGGCTTCTGGAAACGCCAGACGAAGGTCGTCCCCTACTACCGCATCCAGACGGTCATCGACTCGCAGACCCTGTTCCAGCGTCGGTGGCGCGTCGCCACCGTCACGGTCGACACCGCAGGGTCGCTGTCGCTCGTCGCACAGGACGCCGCCGCCGTCGACATCGAGGCCGACGAAGCCGAGTCGATGCGCGCCGAGTTGGAAGAGCGGCTGGTGACCTCGGTCGCCGACCGCCGGTCGGCGCGGCGGCTGGCGCGACAGCCGGTCGTCGGGCCGGTCGAAGCCGAAGACGAAGCCGTCGGCGACGACGCAGCTGCGGGAGAGACCACGGATGCTGCTGCCGACACGTCGGACACCGCGGACGACACTCCTGACGACACCGCGAGCGACGACGACACTCCTGGCGACACTGCGAGCGATGACGACACTCTTGACGACACCGCGAGTGACGACGACACTCCTGACGACACCACGAACGACGGCCGCCGCGACCCGACGGACGTCGCCGACGACTCCGGCGCGAGCGGCGCGTAA
- a CDS encoding bifunctional 4-hydroxy-2-oxoglutarate aldolase/2-dehydro-3-deoxy-phosphogluconate aldolase — protein sequence MPTLDKHADMQRLVDSGVVAVMRGADADTVIEVADALQQGGVTALELTADTPGVMDMLSEVSASFSESETIVGAGTVLDAETARSALLSGAEFVVSPTLEEDVIDVANRYGKLVAPGVMTPTEALRGYEAGADFVKVFPASSLGPGHLSSIKGPLGQIPIMPTGGVSLDNAAEFIDAGALVVGAGSALVDDDAVAAGDFEAITEQARKFSEVIDEARDE from the coding sequence ATGCCTACCCTCGACAAACACGCGGATATGCAGCGACTCGTAGACAGCGGCGTCGTCGCCGTCATGCGCGGCGCGGACGCCGACACGGTCATCGAAGTCGCCGACGCGCTCCAGCAGGGCGGCGTCACCGCACTCGAACTCACCGCCGACACACCCGGCGTGATGGATATGCTCTCGGAGGTCTCGGCGTCGTTCTCCGAATCGGAGACCATCGTCGGCGCGGGAACCGTCCTCGACGCCGAGACGGCCCGCTCGGCACTGCTCTCGGGCGCGGAGTTCGTCGTCTCGCCGACGCTCGAAGAGGACGTCATCGACGTCGCCAACCGCTACGGAAAGCTCGTCGCACCGGGCGTCATGACGCCGACCGAAGCGCTCCGCGGCTACGAGGCCGGTGCGGACTTCGTGAAGGTCTTCCCCGCCTCCTCGCTCGGACCGGGCCATCTGAGCAGCATCAAAGGCCCGCTCGGCCAGATTCCCATCATGCCGACCGGCGGCGTGAGTCTCGACAACGCGGCAGAGTTCATCGACGCCGGCGCGCTCGTCGTCGGCGCGGGCAGCGCGCTCGTCGACGACGACGCCGTCGCAGCGGGCGACTTCGAGGCAATCACCGAGCAGGCCCGGAAGTTCTCCGAAGTCATCGACGAGGCCCGCGACGAGTAA
- a CDS encoding ABC transporter permease, which produces MSRLQRVASTTRAGWYSFLRRRTAVFFTFFFPVIIVSIFAGLVQTQPTGGGIFAEPPAYYIPGYLAVVVLFTPLSRVGSEIARHRDGSQFEKLATTPLKRWEWLLAQTLVNVVVIGLAGLLLLGLTVLVTGVSIPLSASTLLLIPFVAVGVALFCGLGALLGNFSDSQDGVIAASNAIALPLLFLSETFVTPDLLPTWFRPAMELSPLTYFSRGVRGLTYSDAAPSLVLTNLGILCVLALGFFVAGAVTVPRTD; this is translated from the coding sequence ATGAGCCGTCTCCAGCGCGTCGCGTCGACGACGCGCGCCGGCTGGTACTCCTTCCTCCGTCGCCGGACGGCGGTGTTCTTCACGTTCTTCTTCCCGGTCATCATCGTCTCCATCTTCGCCGGGCTGGTCCAGACCCAACCCACCGGCGGCGGCATCTTCGCCGAGCCACCGGCGTACTACATCCCCGGCTATCTGGCCGTCGTCGTGCTGTTCACCCCGCTCTCGCGCGTCGGCAGCGAGATCGCCCGCCACCGCGACGGCAGCCAGTTCGAGAAGCTGGCGACCACACCCCTCAAGCGGTGGGAGTGGCTGCTCGCCCAGACGCTCGTCAACGTCGTCGTCATCGGGCTTGCGGGCTTGCTGCTCCTCGGGCTGACGGTGCTCGTGACGGGCGTGTCGATTCCGCTGTCGGCGTCGACGCTACTCTTGATTCCCTTCGTCGCCGTCGGCGTCGCGCTCTTCTGTGGACTCGGCGCGCTGCTCGGCAACTTCTCGGACTCCCAGGACGGCGTCATCGCCGCCAGCAACGCCATCGCGCTGCCCCTACTGTTCCTCTCGGAGACCTTCGTCACGCCGGACCTGCTTCCGACGTGGTTCCGCCCGGCGATGGAACTCTCGCCGCTGACGTACTTCTCGCGTGGGGTGCGCGGACTAACCTACAGCGACGCGGCACCCTCGCTCGTCCTCACGAACCTCGGCATCCTTTGTGTCCTCGCGCTCGGCTTCTTCGTCGCCGGCGCGGTGACGGTTCCACGGACGGACTGA
- a CDS encoding ABC transporter ATP-binding protein, protein MDAVLVADDVRRTYGDTVALDGVSLSVGEGEVFGLIGPNGAGKTTLVRALTGTTDTEGEVRVLGESPTSVDSQRVGFLPQSFTPPERLTARELVAYYAGLYEEARDPDSVLADVGLGGTGDTWYENLSGGQQRRVCVATALVNDPDVLFLDEPTTGIDPAGRRALWGLIENLAESGTTVFLTSHSMDEVERLADRVGLLNAGELVAVGSPGELVAEHGGETRLVVRTSAGTDAVADAGFVVEADQETLTFHDVDPRDIGRAVDALEAAGVAYDSLTWKQPGLEEVYLRLTGEAFEGVRPTASPQAVAPDTGGAQ, encoded by the coding sequence ATGGACGCGGTACTCGTCGCCGACGACGTCCGCCGGACGTACGGCGATACAGTTGCGCTCGACGGAGTCTCGCTCTCGGTCGGCGAGGGCGAGGTGTTCGGCCTCATCGGCCCGAACGGCGCGGGCAAGACGACGCTCGTCCGAGCACTGACGGGGACGACCGACACCGAAGGCGAGGTGCGAGTCCTCGGCGAGAGTCCGACGTCGGTCGACAGCCAGCGCGTCGGCTTCCTCCCGCAGTCGTTCACGCCACCGGAGCGACTCACGGCGAGAGAACTCGTCGCCTATTATGCTGGCCTGTACGAGGAAGCGCGCGACCCCGACAGCGTGCTCGCGGACGTCGGGCTCGGCGGGACGGGCGACACCTGGTACGAGAACCTCTCGGGCGGCCAACAACGCCGAGTCTGCGTCGCGACGGCACTCGTCAACGACCCCGACGTGCTCTTTCTCGACGAGCCGACGACCGGCATCGACCCGGCCGGTCGCCGCGCGCTCTGGGGCCTCATCGAGAACCTCGCCGAGTCGGGCACGACCGTCTTTCTCACCAGCCACTCGATGGACGAAGTCGAACGGCTGGCCGACCGGGTCGGCCTCCTGAACGCGGGCGAACTCGTCGCCGTCGGCTCGCCGGGCGAACTCGTCGCCGAACACGGCGGCGAGACGCGGCTCGTCGTCCGCACGTCGGCCGGAACCGACGCCGTCGCCGACGCTGGCTTCGTCGTCGAGGCCGACCAAGAGACGCTGACCTTCCACGACGTCGACCCGCGGGACATCGGCCGCGCCGTCGACGCCCTCGAAGCGGCGGGCGTCGCCTACGACTCGCTGACGTGGAAACAGCCCGGTCTCGAAGAGGTCTATCTCCGACTCACGGGTGAGGCGTTCGAGGGCGTGCGGCCGACGGCGAGCCCGCAAGCCGTCGCACCCGACACAGGAGGTGCCCAATGA
- a CDS encoding YqjF family protein translates to MQRDLLTMTWRDALFAHWPVEPELVAERLPDGLDVATDDGQAWLGIVGFEMTDIRPRGSPIGLSFPELNLRTYVEPEDGGQRGVYFFNLDAADRIGVPVARALFALPYYRAEMRVARERGDADTAGEEFGDAVTLTHRRTHRNVSPARFDATYRPTGEVFRPEPGSLEAFLVENYRFYTQGRRLYRGDIRHEPWPLQEATVEIRANTLFEANGFERPESEPLVHYAERSDVTADRIRRVE, encoded by the coding sequence ATGCAGCGAGACCTGCTGACGATGACGTGGCGCGACGCGCTGTTCGCCCACTGGCCGGTCGAGCCGGAACTCGTCGCCGAGCGGCTGCCCGACGGGCTCGACGTGGCGACCGACGACGGGCAGGCGTGGCTCGGCATCGTCGGCTTCGAGATGACCGACATCCGGCCGCGGGGGTCGCCCATCGGGCTGTCGTTTCCCGAGCTGAACCTCCGGACCTACGTCGAACCCGAGGACGGCGGCCAGCGCGGCGTCTACTTCTTCAACCTCGACGCCGCCGACCGCATCGGCGTCCCCGTCGCTCGCGCGCTCTTCGCCCTCCCGTACTACCGCGCCGAGATGCGGGTCGCCCGTGAACGAGGCGACGCCGACACGGCGGGCGAGGAGTTCGGCGACGCGGTGACGCTGACCCACCGGCGTACCCACCGGAACGTCTCGCCCGCCCGGTTCGATGCGACCTACCGCCCGACGGGCGAGGTGTTCCGCCCCGAACCCGGCTCGCTGGAGGCGTTTCTCGTCGAGAACTACCGGTTCTACACGCAGGGACGGCGGCTCTACCGCGGCGACATCCGCCACGAGCCGTGGCCGTTGCAGGAGGCGACGGTCGAAATCCGGGCCAACACGCTGTTCGAGGCCAACGGCTTCGAGCGACCCGAGAGTGAGCCGCTGGTCCACTACGCGGAGCGGTCGGACGTGACAGCCGACCGGATTCGGCGGGTCGAGTGA